The Chrysemys picta bellii isolate R12L10 chromosome 5, ASM1138683v2, whole genome shotgun sequence genome includes a window with the following:
- the CDC25B gene encoding M-phase inducer phosphatase 2, whose product MDGQDMPGGSSPARSRSAAVRPSRLPCAFPRGGSGLLPPAPGVLSPVTNLALNLNNLAGLGSPYDTPKRKKLQIGFKSEWSSLSQDSVSSESSQDSGWSESLDSGVGLDSPGQLDPEPFEEVFEKAILESGRVVKGKRFPVRRIHSLPERLLGTSPALKNISNAQEFSSLETRERPSRRKENKENAGFVFKIPLRPTNHSRLHPFDGSSEKDPFAQRPNSAPDLLCGTPEKENMGVEAESPVFLRRSSLTSFVTDEEDDGFMEILDEEELKNDADVPPGMENLLTAPLVKKEGADLRSVRHSKCRQLFRSPSMPSSVIRPILKRLDRPQDKDTPVKTKRRKSVAGTPIEEKAEEPKSRLLRSRSFCHDEIENILDNDHRELIGDFSKAYLLQTVEGRHQDLKYISPEMMVAVLNGHFNSLIENCVIVDCRYPYEYEGGHIKGAVNLPLEQDIEDFLLRNPIVPLDVQKRVIVIFHCEFSSERGPRMCRFVREKDRARNEYPNLHYPELYILKGGYKDFFPQYQAHCEPRDYRPMHHEDFKEDLRKFRQKSRTWAGEKSKRELYSRLKNF is encoded by the exons ATGGACGGTCAGGACATGCCGGGCGGCTCCAGCCCTGCCCGGAGCCGGAGCGCGGCGGTGCGACCGTCCCGGCTCCCCTGCGCCTTCCCCCGGGGGGGCAGCGGCCTCTTGCCGCCGGCGCCCGGGGTCCTGTCTCCGGTCACCAACCTGGCCCTCAATCTGAACAACCTGGCCGGGCTGGGAAG TCCATATGACACCCCAAAGAGGAAGAAGCTGCAGATCGGCTTCAAGAGCGAATGGTCTTCGCTGTCGCAGGACTCGGTCTCGTCTGAGTCGTCGCAGGACTCCGGGTGGTCCGAGTCTTTGGATTCAG GAGTTGGGCTGGATTCCCCTGGACAGCTGGACCCAGAACCCTTTGAAGAAGT CTTCGAGAAAGCAATTCTGGAATCGGGAAGAGTTGTCAAAGG caAAAGATTCCCTGTCCGGAGGATCCACTCCCTGCCG gagAGGCTCCTGGGCACCAGTCCTGCCCTGAAAAACATTTCCAACGCCCAGGAGTTCAGCAGCCTGGAGACACGCGAACGGCCCTCGCGCCGGAAAGAGAACAAGGAGAAT GCAGGGTTTGTATTTAAGATCCCGTTGAGGCCCACCAATCACAGCCGACTTCACCCCTTCGATGGGAGCAGCGAGAAGGACCCTTTTGCACAGAGACCAAACTCCGCCCCGGACCTCCTG TGTGGCACCCCCGAGAAGGAGAACATGGGGGTGGAAGCCGAGAGCCCAGTGTTCCTACGCCGCTCCTCCCTCACCTCCTTCGTGACCGACGAAGAGGACGATGGGTTTATGGAGATCCTGGACGAGGAGGAGCTGAAG AACGACGCGGACGTGCCGCCGGGGATGGAGAACCTGCTGACTGCCCCACTGGTGAAAAAGGAAGGCGCTGATCTG AGGTCGGTGAGACACAGCAAATGTCGCCAGCTCTTCAGGTCCCCCTCCATGCCCAGCAGCGTGATCCGGCCCATCCTGAAGCGGCTGGACAGGCCGCAGGACAAAGACACTCCGGTCAAAACCAAGAGGCGGAAGAGCGTAGCTGGCACCCCGATCGAGGAGAAGGCGGAGGAGCCG AAATCAAGGCTGTTGCGCTCCAGGTCCTTCTGCCATGATGAGATCGAGAACATCTTGGATAACGATCACCGAGAACTCATCGGGGACTTCTCAAAG GCTTATCTTCTACAGACTGTGGAAGGGAGACATCAGGACTTGAAATACATCTCCCCAGAAATG ATGGTGGCCGTGCTGAACGGCCACTTCAACAGCCTCATTGAGAACTGTGTGATCGTGGACTGCCGGTATCCCTACGAATATGAAGGGGGTCACATCAAG GGGGCTGTGAACCTGCCGCTGGAGCAGGACATCGAGGACTTCCTGCTGAGGAACCCCATCGTTCCGTTGGACGTGCAGAAGAGGGTGATCGTGATATTCCACTGTGAATTTTCTTCGGAGAGGGGTCCCAGAAT GTGCCGGTTTGTCAGGGAAAAAGATCGGGCACGCAATGAGTACCCCAACCTGCACTATCCCGAACTGTACATCTTGAAAGGAGGATACAAAGACTTCTTTCCGCAGTACCAA GCACATTGCGAACCCCGGGACTATCGTCCCATGCATCACGAGGACTTCAAGGAGGACCTGCGGAAGTTCCGCCAGAAGAGCCGCACGTGGGCAGGAGAGAAGAGCAAGCGGGAGCTATACAGCCGCCTCAAGAACTTCTAA
- the AP5S1 gene encoding AP-5 complex subunit sigma-1 isoform X1, protein MVHAFLIHTLHPRPGEEAGLCRVLYSRVFGSERPDQSPEQPGPHDLEKERLGRKEQILAVARAPRTGGQDPGSVSATENQLACRRRHACHRLPTPDLQPASSCCQADLPEMFRSCFLFLIASVYKMTVILSLPLFLAFPRQVDSACKLLHQASGRPASDFPIQLPDEPISLQDAPSGVFRLPPGDPFCENKTVLWLGVLSLGFALVCDPQENLTLAENTLRLVVKYLLEHLKLLNQGSDVVLKADKTEIILSKFLPHGQLLFLNDQFVQGLEKELGACLAK, encoded by the exons ATGGTTCACGCGTTCCTCATCCATACGCTGCACCCTCGGCCCGGGGAAGAGGCCGGGCTCTGCCGGGTGCTGTATTCCAGGGTCTTTGGCTCTGAGAGGCCGGACCAGTCCCCGGAGCAGCCCGGGCCGCATGATCTCGAGAAGGAGAGACTGGGCAGGAAGGAGCAGATTTTGGCTGTGGCCAG agccccccggactggtggccaggacccgggcagtgtgagtgccactgaaaatcagctcgcgtgccgaaggcggcacgcatgccataggttgcctacccctgatctgcAGCCTGCGTCATCTTGCTGTCAGGCAGACCTTCCAGAGATGTTCAGGTCCTGTTTCCTTTTCTTAATCGCATCCGTTTATAAAATGACTGTAATTCTGTCTCTCCCTCTGTTTCTGGCCTTTCCCAGGCAGGTGGATTCAGCATGTAAACTGCTGCACCAGGCGTCAGGGCGCCCTGCCTCTGACTTCCCTATCCAGCTGCCCGACGAGCCCATTTCCCTCCAGGATGCCCCATCCGGGGTGTTCCGCCTCCCTCCCGGGGATCCCTTCTGTGAGAACAAGACggtgctctggctgggggtcCTGTCTCTGGGCTTCGCTCTGGTGTGCGACCCCCAGGAGAACCTGACGCTGGCCGAGAACACCCTGCGGCTGGTGGTAAAGTATCTCCTGGAGCATCTGAAGTTGCTGAACCAGGGCAGCGACGTGGTCCTCAAGGCAGACAAGACCGAGATCATCTTGAGCAAGTTTCTGCCCCATGGGCAGTTGCTCTTCCTGAATGATCAGTTTGTCCAGGGACTAGAAAAGGAGCTGGGTGCCTGTCTGGCCAAGTAG
- the AP5S1 gene encoding AP-5 complex subunit sigma-1 isoform X2, which yields MVHAFLIHTLHPRPGEEAGLCRVLYSRVFGSERPDQSPEQPGPHDLEKERLGRKEQILAVARQVDSACKLLHQASGRPASDFPIQLPDEPISLQDAPSGVFRLPPGDPFCENKTVLWLGVLSLGFALVCDPQENLTLAENTLRLVVKYLLEHLKLLNQGSDVVLKADKTEIILSKFLPHGQLLFLNDQFVQGLEKELGACLAK from the exons ATGGTTCACGCGTTCCTCATCCATACGCTGCACCCTCGGCCCGGGGAAGAGGCCGGGCTCTGCCGGGTGCTGTATTCCAGGGTCTTTGGCTCTGAGAGGCCGGACCAGTCCCCGGAGCAGCCCGGGCCGCATGATCTCGAGAAGGAGAGACTGGGCAGGAAGGAGCAGATTTTGGCTGTGGCCAG GCAGGTGGATTCAGCATGTAAACTGCTGCACCAGGCGTCAGGGCGCCCTGCCTCTGACTTCCCTATCCAGCTGCCCGACGAGCCCATTTCCCTCCAGGATGCCCCATCCGGGGTGTTCCGCCTCCCTCCCGGGGATCCCTTCTGTGAGAACAAGACggtgctctggctgggggtcCTGTCTCTGGGCTTCGCTCTGGTGTGCGACCCCCAGGAGAACCTGACGCTGGCCGAGAACACCCTGCGGCTGGTGGTAAAGTATCTCCTGGAGCATCTGAAGTTGCTGAACCAGGGCAGCGACGTGGTCCTCAAGGCAGACAAGACCGAGATCATCTTGAGCAAGTTTCTGCCCCATGGGCAGTTGCTCTTCCTGAATGATCAGTTTGTCCAGGGACTAGAAAAGGAGCTGGGTGCCTGTCTGGCCAAGTAG